From the Bos javanicus breed banteng chromosome 7, ARS-OSU_banteng_1.0, whole genome shotgun sequence genome, the window cagagagagaaggaggaggaagtggaaggaaggagagacggaagggaggcagggagggaggaccagaggaaggaaggagaaaggatgaACCTGGCTAGGGATGGCCAGGAGCAGACAGGGCTGGAATGGGAGAGGCCGGAGATGAGAAGGAGGGGCTGCAGCATGTCCTGTTACCTTGATTTCTTCAGGTGCTCCTCATCCGGGTCTTGCACTGAGAGGGCAGAGGCAGACTTTGACCAAGAGCAGACAGAAGGCCAccccagccctgagccctggTAGAGGGTGCCAGAGCCAGGCTCCAGCTAAGCCCGGGTCTGGGCTGGGGACCAGGAGCAGAGTCCGCCCTTCCCTGGGCTGGCACTTACTGAACTCGGTGCCTGTGAGGTGGGCGAGGATGCGGAAGGAACGGGACTGGCCTGTCCCAGGCCTCGGCCGCCAGTCCTCTGTGTCCTCCATCAGCCGCTGCTTGCTGGCATCTGGGACCAGCGGTCGGAGCGGCTGTCTGTGGGGAGGGTGTGGCTCAGAACCTCATGCTGGGGTGGGCAGCAGGGGCGGCCCCTCCCCGGACTTGATACAGGTGGGCTAGAGTGATGGGAGGACGGCAGGGCAAGGCTAGGGCCCTGCTgggtgaggggtggggcagggaagtgagaggggaggagggcaACCAAGGTGAAAGGAGGGCAGCCAGAGTGGGGAGGGGCCACCACCCAGAGTgccaaaaggaaggaagagagggacagGCAGAGGGGGCTCACTGACTTGTCAGGGGTCTGCACCTGTGAAGGAAATaagacagatggacagataaaGGCACAAAGAGATAGACAAGGGGAGGAAGAAAGATGGCAAGGGGTCAGAATAGCCAGGGGGAAGGCTGCACTGAGTGTCTGGGCTCAGTCGGCCATCATCAAATCCCAACCCCAGGCTACCACCGAGGAGGGGTCGGCGCGCTGCCTTGCTCCCAGCCCCCAGGAGGGCCGGCCCAAGGCAGGAGCCACACCCTCGGTGGGGCCCTGTGCCTGCAGTACCCGCCCCAGCCACCAGGGGTCGCTGTCGCACGGTTCCGGCCAGGCTGGGGCGCAGCACAGGCAGAGCAGCAGCGGGCAGCCGGCGGGCGTGCGGTGGTGGAGACATGGCGTGGACGGGCAGGACAGACATACCCATTCTGCTGCGGGGCGCTGTCTGCGGGCGGGTTCGCCCCGAAGGGTCGGGCCGTCTTGTTGAGGGAGGCGCTGGGTGCAAAGGTGTACCGCGGGGGGTCCGCGGCAGGGGCCAGGGCCTGGGCAGAGACAGAGCGGGGAGGGCGGGCAGGGCGGGAGGCGGCAGGGGATCTGGCCAGAGTGGGGCGTCCCCTGGCACGAAGAGGCCAGCGGTGCTCCAGCCCTACCCCCACACATCTGGCCTGAGGCTCCGGGGAGGGGCGACTCAAGTTTCAAGGGGCCCATTTGGGAGCAATGATCTCAGCCCACGCAGTCCGAGGGCGGGTGGGCTAGTGCAGCTTGCAGCACAGGCCGGccggagagagggaaggaggcaggcaggcagacggATGGACCAACAGGCAGACATGCATGGTGCTCTGACCGTGCGGCAGTCCCTGGCCCAACTCCCAGTTCCCAGACTCCCCAGCTCTGGCGTCCACCCTCTACTCCcggccagggatgggggagggggggcggcgGGTACCAAGGCTGCACCAGGGAGGGCAGGTGAGCCTGGATGTCCAGTCCCACCCCGCCTGCTGCCCACATATCCCAAGACCATCCCCTACCTTCTGCGGTTTGCTCTGAGCAGGCTGAGCcctagaagagaaggggaagtggTGATGATGGGCCACGCCCAAGGGCACGCCCACCTGCCGGGGCTGCTCAGCTCAGGCTTACCTGCTGAGGCTAAGGCTAAGGCGCTCCCCGCAGGCACGGATCTTGTTCTGGGCTTCGATGTGTGTGAGGCCCCCCGCGTTCTCTCCATCAATACTCAGTACCCAGTCACCCACGGCCACGCCAGCCTGTGCAGCTTTACCTCCAGGGGTGAGCTATGGAGAGATGGAGGGTCATGAAGGGCCAAGACTCTGCAGACCAAACTCAGGCAAACAGCAGCCAACCCTGCCCTTCCTCAGCTGCCCCACTCGCAGAACCCAGGGGTCTCTTCATTCAATGTGTTTCTGGACTACTGTTGAATACTAAAGCCatctgggagggggtggggctccCTTGAGCTTCACCATCACCTCAAACACTCCGCTTATACATTCATTCACCTCCAGGGACCCTCCTCACGTTTCAGAAGCTGCTGACATCAACACATAGCCACCTTCAGGCTAAAACCCAAGTGTCTCAGCTCCGACCAAAGCTTTTGAGGCCCCTGCTGGCCTCTTGCCCAGGCCATTCCACCCACCAGACCTGCCCTCTGGCCTGTGCATGTGGGCAtgaaatgtgcatgtgtgcttgtgGCATATGCATGAGCTGAAACCATGAAGAGGACTTCTGGGAAGTGGGGGGCTTTGGCGAAAACAGAGAGGAATGGGCTGCCTAGGGTGTGAGAGAATCCAATTAC encodes:
- the PDLIM7 gene encoding PDZ and LIM domain protein 7 isoform X4; its protein translation is MDSFKVVLEGPAPWGFRLQGGKDFNVPLSISRLTPGGKAAQAGVAVGDWVLSIDGENAGGLTHIEAQNKIRACGERLSLSLSRAQPAQSKPQKALAPAADPPRYTFAPSASLNKTARPFGANPPADSAPQQNGQPLRPLVPDASKQRLMEDTEDWRPRPGTGQSRSFRILAHLTGTEFMQDPDEEHLKKSREKYVLELQSPRYTRLRDWHHQRSAHVLNVQS